One segment of Toxoplasma gondii ME49 chromosome VI, whole genome shotgun sequence DNA contains the following:
- a CDS encoding hypothetical protein (encoded by transcript TGME49_239300) → MMADLTLEPRGAGASRYLMTDLEDLDSSEGNSLVPYSRLGKSGNTDANLYSTPDMTTRYPGSRGLLRDDSRGSGGLDDPMGLPMRSLSPKDLGGRGGPRLSPAELKAQVRLRNMCGKPLRPDDVLVTRILTGEKSYWEALDEMRNLCASLTVENEKLKTGNAKATTKALEVEQKSRAEIRRLQTLQRVTRDELEMKLQDLTAENVRLRQSRDVERALQEQKVHMQKQIERLKQDSEEKGRLAAQRAREIHHLKEETQRSTDEAEALKGRVESLQAKLAEAISQKNLLLIRVKKDIRDIQDSAQQAREAVLAEKARSEQQAAEVEKHAQMQLQLHERKIRDLQQTVASEESQGEYYRRKYEEASKQLAKLKTQFDSTQNKTETDIALRERKLQELSESLNAAQKARDRSAQELNAMRSKYNILRGELEKAEQRRNHAEQEAIRAGAQVETMDVGRSTLEAKVSELQLERSGLMEKLQLAEKEVSELREAKNKIKASLDLAYQKEQFRLLEENSRIGTDLKVAQQQLDTVTRQKEQLQTDAERLRGAEEELREMQVDFLKMKTTLQLVQGRPCDNAKVVADGVVNALRAYAELKKATETQEQSMASLSQQNQALSQKANEAATLTREMLTLESENRSLNEHIASLTAELRKIGDQQTALQLEKEAQDEAFRQQIERVQKEAEARRRELDHQLEQAKERHRQETTKLTAELDRVKKLHDAEKKRTSELQVQVEDVKAEATQHTEGLEKRYQEQLRERNAQIEALSSEREEFAAETRAEIQQLKKTHADALKAARADRDKVLAERESHYQQQLEEMRTRQEQHAASQHHQRQELQQRLQQLELSFQETEANLRREVDAKAADVRSLQGQKEKLERELGAVKERLEDEQRSADRNLERVKRERQQDVERLQKELDDATRLAAEAERTAAEKIQSLETDVKNTRDQLKKANAGSEEKESLLEASKTRYADLENKHNDVVQKFNDLSEENKKLKKDLSAAADDKEAKEKQIKKLTDAQARDQQEIAAIKQKEREAIAAGDRLNAEIEKLKAEHRSAELKLKNDIDAVTTDKEAVEAKLAQVQKMHKEEAEALNSRIAQLTKEKADLEKAQRNLEEEKAALEQEKRKAASEAKVKQDLLEQKIAELQKQNQNLENGLRAAKAAGAAAAARPAPGAPGQAPPAAQAPQAGAPPAEEGGLFSWWGGGAAEAPPEAPASSAGAPAEAAPAPAAEAESSSWGWW, encoded by the exons ATGATGGCAGATCTGACACTCGAGCCCCGGGGCGCGGGTGCGTCGCGTTATCTGATGACAGATCTAGAGGATTTGGACTCGTCTGAAGGGAACAGCTTAGTTCCCTATTCGCGGTTGGGCAAGTCGGGGAACACGGATGCGAATCTGTACTCAACTCCAGACATGACGACTCGGTACCCGGGGTCGCGGGGCCTGCTGCGGGACGACTCGCGGGGCTCTGGGGGGCTAGATGACCCTATGGGGTTGCCGATGCGGTCCCTGTCCCCCAAGGATCTGGGGGGCCGGGGCGGcccgcgcctgtctcccgcCGAGCTGAAGGCCCAGGTGAGGCTCCGTAACATGTGCGGGAAACCTCTGCGCCCAGACGACGTGCTCGTGACGCGGATCTTGACGGGGGAAAAGAGCTACTGGGAGGCACTGGACGAGATGCGGAACCTGTGTGCAAGTCTGACagtggagaacgagaagctCAAGACCGGCaacgcgaaggcgacgaccAAGGCGCTGGAAGTCGAGCAGAAGAGCCGCGCCGAGATCCGGAGACTACAGACTCTGCAGCGCGTGACCCGGGACGAACTGGAGATGAAGCTACAAGACTTGACGGCGGAAAACGTTCGACTGCGGCAGTCGCGAGACGTCGAGAGGGCGCTCCAGGAGCAGAAGGTTCACATGCAGAAGCAAATAGAACGGTTGAAACAGgacagtgaagagaagggaCGCTTGGCGGCGCAGCGCGCTCGCGAGATTCACCAcctgaaggaggagacgcagcgtAGCACGGATGAGGCTGAAGCGTTGAAGGGCCGCGTCGAGAGCCTCCAGGCGAAGCTCGCTGAGGCGATCTCGCAGAAGAACCTCCTGCTGATTCGCGTGAAGAAAGACATTCGAGACATCCAGGACTCGGCGCAGCAGGCGCGGGAGGCCGTGCTCGCTGAGAAGGCGCGCAGCGAGCAGCAAGCCGCCGAAGTCGAAAAACATGCGCAGATGCAGCTCCAGCTGCACGAGCGAAAGATCCGCGATCTCCAGCAAACGGTGGCATCGGAGGAGAGCCAGGGCGAGTATTACAGACGAAAGTACGAGGAGGCATCCAAGCAGCTGGCCAAGCTGAAGACACAGTTCGACAGCACGCAaaacaagacagagacagacatcgCATTGCGAGAACGGAAGCTCCAAGAACTGAGCGAGAGCCTGAACGCTGCGCAGAAGGCCAGAGACCGCAGTGCGCAGGAACTCAATGCTATGCGCTCCAAGTACAACATTCTCAGgggagaactcgagaaggcggaacagagacgaaaccaCGCCGAACAGGAGGCCATTCGAGCCGGG GCTCAAGTCGAGACGATGGACGTCGGCCGGAGCACGCTGGAGGCAAAAGTGAGTGAGCTTCAGCTCGAACGATCTGGCCTCATGGAGAAGCTTCAActcgcagaaaaggaggTGTCCGAActgcgagaagcgaagaacaaAATCAAAGCTTCTCTGGACCTCGCGTACCAGAAGGAACAGTTCAGACTGTTGGAGGAGAACAGCCGCATCGGCACCGACTTGAAAGTCGCGCAGCAACAGCTCGACACGGTCACGCGACAAAAGGAGCAGCTTCAGACCGACGCAGAGCGCCTGCGGGgagccgaggaagaactgCGAGAGATGCAAGTTGACTTCCTCAAAATGAAAACGACACTGCAACTCGTCCAGGGGCGCCCCTGCGACAACGCTAAGGTCGTTGCCGATGGCGTTGTCAACGCCCTTCGAGCGTACGCGGAACTCAAAAAGGCAACTGAA ACTCAGGAGCAGTCGATggcatctctctctcagcAGAACCAAGCGTTGAGTCAGAAGGCGAATGAGGCTGCGACGCTGACGCGAGAAATGCTTACACTTGAGTCTGAGAATCGGTCTCTGAACGAACACATTGCGAGTCTGACAGCCGAACTGCGGAAGATCGGAGACCAGCAGACGGCGCTGCAGttggagaaggaggcgcaggaCGAAGCCTTTCGCCAGCAGATCGAACGCGTGCAGAAAGAAGCTGAAGCGCGTCGGCGAGAACTGGACCACCAGCTCGAacaggcgaaggagaggcatCGTCAGGAGACCACGAAGCTGACGGCAGAGTTGGATCGTGTGAAGAAACTGCACgacgccgagaagaagcgcaccAGCGAGCTGCAGGTGCAGGTGGAAGATGTGAAGGCGGAGGCGACTCAACACACCGAGGGTCTGGAGAAGAGGTACCAAGAGCAGCTCCGAGAGCGGAACGCGCAGATCGAGGCCTTGAGCTCTGAGCGGGAAGAGTTCGCTGCGGAGACGAGGGCTGAGATTcagcagctgaagaaaacacatgcagatgcGTTGAAGGCGGCCCGGGCAGACCGGGACAAAGTCCTGGCTGAGCGAGAAAGCCACTACCAGCAGCAACTCGAAGAGATGCGCACGCGCCAGGAGCAACATGCTGCGTCGCAGCATCACCAAAGGCAagagctgcagcagcgcctgCAGCAGTTGGAACTTTCGTTCCAAGAAACCGAAGCGAATCTGCGTCGCGAGGTGGACGCGAAGGCCGCCGATGTGCGGTCGCTGCagggacagaaggagaagctggagCGCGAGCTGGGCGCTGTGAAGGAGCGCCTGGAGGACGAACAGCGAAGCGCAGATAGGAACCTGGAGCGCGTcaagcgcgagagacaacagGACGTCGAGAGACTGCAAAAGGAACTGGACGACGCGACGCGACTCGCCGCCGAAGCTGAACGcacagctgcagagaagatCCAGAGTCTCGAGACAGACGTGAAGAACACTCGAGACCAGTTGAAGAAGGCAAATgcaggcagcgaagagaaagaaagcctTTTGGAGGCTTCAAAGACCAGGTACGCAGACCTCGAGAACAAACACAACGACGTGGTGCAGAAGTTCAATGACCTCTcggaggaaaacaagaagctCAAGAAGGACTTGAGCGCGGCAGCTGACgacaaagaggcgaaggaaaagcaAATCAAGAAACTGACGGACGCACAGGCTCGAGACCAACAGGAAATTGCGGCCATCAaacaaaaggagagagaagctaTCGCCGCGGGAGACCGCCTAAACGCAGAAATCGAAAAACTGAAGGCGGAACACCGCTCTGCAGAGTTGAAGCTCAAAAATGACATCGATGCTGTCACCACGGATAAAGAGGCAGTCGAG GCGAAGCTGGCGCAAGTTCAAAAGATGCacaaggaagaagctgaggcgCTGAATAGTCGCATCGCCCAGCTgacaaaggagaaagcgGACCTCGAGAAGGCCCAGCGGAAcctggaggaggagaaagctGCCCTAGAacaggaaaagcgaaaggcTGCAAGTGAAGCAAAGGTGAAGCAAGACCTCCTTGAGCAAAAGATCGCCGAACTTCAGAAACAAAATCAAAACCTCGAGAATGGGCTGAGAGCGGCGAAGGCCGCtggagcagcagctgccgcgAGGCCTGCCCCCGGCGCGCCAGGTCAGGCCCCGCCCGCAGCTCAGGCACCACAAGCCGGCGCACCCCCGGCTGAAG AAGGAGGCCTTTTCTCGTGGTGGGGAGGCGGAGCGGCAGAAGCTCCACCAGAGGCGCCTGCCAGTAGCGCCGGCGCACCAGCCGAGGCAGCACCCGCGCCAGCTGCCGAGGCTGAGAGTTCCAGTTGGGGCTGGTGGTAA
- a CDS encoding ribulose 5-phosphate isomerase (encoded by transcript TGME49_239310), protein MNPQDKAKQAVGYFAVDTYVRSGMKVGLGTGTTAKFVVERIGQRMQEGSLKDLLCVPTSEATRKQAESLGIPLTTLDGIADCLDVAIDGADEILPPTLGLVKGRGGALLREKMIAAAAKTFIVAADETKLVSNGIGSTGALPVEVVVFSGSHTKRLLSALPSVKRHGGRAEFRKRAGAATGEKNGGQEDIREEDRFVTDNGNYIVDLYFTETVPDLHEMDKELKSIPGVVETGFFLDLASVCLIGKADGSVATLTAERK, encoded by the exons ATGAATCCTCAGGACAAAGCAAAGCAAGCCGTG GGCTACTTCGCTGTCGATACTTATGTACGAAGCGGCATGAAGGTCGGTCTCGGGACCGGAACGACAGCGAAGTTCGTTGTCGAGAGAATCGgccaacgcatgcaggaaggGTCTTTGAAGGATCTGCTCTGCGTCCCGACTAGCGAGGCCACTCGGAAACAG GCAGAGAGTTTGGGAATTCCTCTGACAACTCTCGACGGCATTGCAGACTGTCTCGATGTAGCCATCGACGGAGCTGACGAAATTCTTCCGCCCACCCTCGGACTCGTGAAAGGACGGGGTGGCGCCCTGCTGCGCGAAAAAATGATCGCTGCAGCTGCCAAGACATTCATCGTG gCTGCGGATGAAACGAAACTCGTCTCCAACGGCATAGGCTCCACGGGAGCTCTTCCTGTTGAAGTAGTCGTCTTTTCCGGCTCCCACACAAAGCGCTTGCTTTCCGCGTTGCCTTCGGTGAAACGCCATGGCGGTCGGGCGGAGTTTCGCAAGAGAGCTGGCGCCGCGaccggagaaaagaacggtGGCCAGGAAGATATCCGGGAAGAAGACCGATTTGTGACAGACAACGGAAACTACATCGTCGACCTCTACTTCACAGAGACTGTGCCCGATCTTCATGAAATGGACAAAGAACTCAAAAGC ATCCCTGGCGTTGTCGAGAccggcttttttctcgacctGGCCTCCGTGTGCCTGATCGGCAAGGCCGACGGCTCTGTCGCAACGTTGACTGCAGAGCGCAAATGA
- a CDS encoding BolA family protein (encoded by transcript TGME49_239320~Predicted trans-membrane domain (TMHMM2.0):53-76), whose protein sequence is MGVCCSPPQTPLCPSLPRSLSRSELSGISQVCWPTQSGTAVSPRGRNTRFSCFSALSLVCFVPVFFLSVAVLLSTACLSVRSLCLFSSDAARTFRLRQKPVSALYPPLQPLSFALAFPCDSFISSQSSACSFSPAVRSKGRNSGTERLEIFRGANPPLEWGGVSLFRRVSAASQQPPEMLFRSLSRLASSASQTTLKGPVTLAIEKKLTEGLQPTQLQVVDETPLHAGHEGTQGLRSAETHFRIFVKSAEFKGLPLLQRHRKVYALLQKELDEGIHALAIHAEASD, encoded by the exons ATGGGGGTCTGTTGCTCCCCTCCTCAGACGCCTTTAtgtccctctcttcctcgatccTTGTCGAGAAGTGAACTTTCTGGGATAAGCCAGGTTTGCTGGCCGACACAGAGTGGCACCGCCGTTTCCCCGCGCGGTAGAAATACCCGTTTCTCCTGCTTTTCAGCTCTGTCACTTGTTTGTTTCGTCCCGGtgttcttcctgtctgttgctgttctcctttccacggcgtgtctctctgtgcggaGCCTGTGTCTTTTCAGTTCAGATGCCGCACGCACTTTCCGCTTGAGGCAAAAACCTGTTTCTGCCCTTTATCCGCCCTTGCAGCCTCTCTCATTTGCACTCGCCTTTCCGTGTGACTCTTTCATCTCTTCTCAGTCTTCCGCTTGTTCGTTTTCACCTGCTGTCCGGTCGAAGGGGAGGAACAGTGGAACAGAGCGCTTGGAAATCTTTAGAGGGGCAAATCCGCCGCTAGAGTGGGGaggtgtgtctctctttcgcagaGTGTCTGCAGCAAGCCAACAGCCGCCAGAAATGTTgttccgttctctctctcgtctcgcttcttctgcgagTCAAACCACTTTGAAGGGTCCGGTCACCCTCGCAATTGAAAAGAAG CTCACAGAGGGTCTCCAGCCTACACAGTTGCAGGTGGTTGATGAG ACTCCCCTCCACGCTGGGCACGAAGGAACGCAAGGGCTCAGGTCTGCCGAGACGCACTTCAG AATTTTCGTGAAGAGCGCGGAGTTCAAAggtctgcctctgcttcagAGGCACCGGAAGGTCTACGCGCTGTTGCAGAAGGAACTCGACGAAGGAATCCACGCTCTGGCTATTCATGCAGAGGCCTCAGACTAG
- the RPL37 gene encoding ribosomal protein RPL37 (encoded by transcript TGME49_239330) → MGKAGKGTGSFGKRHGKTHFLCIRCGRRAYHTQKKTCGACGYPNAKKRTYNWSEKAKRRHTTGTGRCRHLKDMPRRAKNNFREGTKATPVKKRKTQQK, encoded by the exons ATGGGGAAAGCAGGAAAAGGAACTGGGTCCTTCGGGAAGAGGCATGGGAAGACCCACTTCCTGTGCATTCGGTGTGGTCGCCGTGCGTACCACACCCAGAAGAAGACCTGCGGCGCTTGCG GATACCCCAACGCTAAGAAGAGAACCTACAACTGGAgtgagaaggcgaagcgccGCCATACCACCGGCACTGGCAG ATGCCGCCACTTGAAGGACATGCCTCGTCGCGCGAAGAACAACTTCCGTGAGGGCACCAAGGCAACAccggtgaagaagagaaagacacagcagaAATAA